ACGGTTGCGGAGAGGTCTGGTGGGTTCAATGAGGTCATAAAGATAGCAAAATCTTGGTTCATATCCAGTCCGATTTGCTCCAATTCAGCGAGATTTTCAAAGCCAGCACCAAAGGTATTTGCCAAGATTTTTGCGATTACTTCTGGGTTTTCAGCGGTCGGCATCAATTCCATCGCCAACATGTTAACCCGGTTGTTTAACTCGTTCAAACTCGGACAGTAAATAATTCCATCTGTGTGTTCCGGTATCAGATGTAGCACACTGCTGCTGGGAATCTCCGCCATCGGCATTCCTTCTTCATCTTCAACTTCACGATGTGTTTCCTCTTCAGCCGCGTGTGGTTTTTCGTGTGCTTCTTCCGAAGATTCGTTGTGTTCATCAGAATCAGAATCGTGCTCTACGACATCTGATTCTTCGTGTTTTTTCTCTGATTCTTGTTGTGTTATAGGTGTTTCAGTGGTGATCGGGGTTGGAGGGGGCTCTTTCGCGCTGCAACCAACAAAAATAAACACCGCCAGTAGTGCTAACGCGATGATGGGTAAAGGCAAATATTTCTTCATTATTAATTTCTCCCGAGGCGTAGGACAACCTATCGGTGTATCCACACCAGATGTATAGTGCTAATTTTAGGTTTTTGATATTTTTTCTTGAAGTGCATCAATTTCTTCATTGGAAGCCAATACGCCGATTTCGACTTCATAATGCCTGCGACCACCAGGTTCAATATATTGTAGGGTGCCACGTTCACGTTCTTTTGCCCTGCCTTCTACTCCACAATTTGATGGTTCTAAACCAAAGACATAACTGCCTTCACCGCACATCTTCCACTGAACAAAGTGCGGAAACTGGGTCTTGTGGTAGCGCACCGATACACCGATACCTTGCCCATTGTTAAAATTGCGGTTTACAAGCGCGACGTGGATGTGGTTATCAATATCGGGTTCCATTTCGTGGTAGAAAGCCTGCTCTTGGAAATCGACAGTTGGCGGTTCACAGAGATTATAATTGTTTAAATTTGCGGCAGCTTCTTCGTCACGCGGTGTGACCTGTGAGGAGGGGGCAAGCAGTTCACTGTCTTGCGTAAGAATTGGAAATCCAACATTAATATGGAAGAGGTACATGTGTGGTGAGTCTTGGTATCCCAAGTTTTCGACGATATCCTCAATATGCAACGTACGTGACCCTAATTCGGTCCAAATTCTACGGGTGCGAATGAGGTTCTCACCCAAAGCGGCGGTTTCTCTCACTTTGCCCTGCGCCCATAGCATATAGCGCTGTCCTTCCCATCGACTGTCCACCCAAACGTTCTTGGCAGGGATATACGAGGCTCTGCCGTGCAGTCCTAATGCCTCATCGTCATCTTCGCCGGGTACACCGACTTGTCGCATACCACAAGTTGTCAGCAAGCCACCATAGAAACCCCGTAGCCAACCGAGCCCATCGGGTTCATAATGGGCGGGACTGACATCCCCTGTACTCGAACGCCAACAGAGCGGGATACCCTGATATTCTGCATAAGAAACATCCAAACCACGACTCGGCAGCACTGTAAAATTAAGACCACTACCGGTTCGGAAGTCGATAGCGTCAACGCCCTTTTCGTTGCCGTCCGTGAGTTGGTACATTTTGGCGTGGGCAATTTGCGATACATCTCCGACATGGCGAAGCAGTTGCATTCTGTCATACGTTGCTCCATATAAGTTTATCAAATCGAGGTTCCCCTTTCTGGCGCAGCTTGATCGTTTCGATTCAAGGGCGTTGCCTTCAAGCTTATATTAAGAAGATAGATCAAATTTTTTGCATCCTGTTCCTGAAATGAAATTATAGCACACATCCAAAAAAAAGGCAAGATTTCGTTTCAGTATTGGTAGAAATAATCACGCGATGTTGCCCTCTGTTTAGTATCATTTT
The genomic region above belongs to Candidatus Poribacteria bacterium and contains:
- a CDS encoding aldose 1-epimerase family protein, encoding MINLYGATYDRMQLLRHVGDVSQIAHAKMYQLTDGNEKGVDAIDFRTGSGLNFTVLPSRGLDVSYAEYQGIPLCWRSSTGDVSPAHYEPDGLGWLRGFYGGLLTTCGMRQVGVPGEDDDEALGLHGRASYIPAKNVWVDSRWEGQRYMLWAQGKVRETAALGENLIRTRRIWTELGSRTLHIEDIVENLGYQDSPHMYLFHINVGFPILTQDSELLAPSSQVTPRDEEAAANLNNYNLCEPPTVDFQEQAFYHEMEPDIDNHIHVALVNRNFNNGQGIGVSVRYHKTQFPHFVQWKMCGEGSYVFGLEPSNCGVEGRAKERERGTLQYIEPGGRRHYEVEIGVLASNEEIDALQEKISKT